Genomic segment of Streptosporangium sp. NBC_01755:
GCCGACCCGCAGCATGTACTGGCCGGTGGGAAAGCGGAAACCCCGCTCGTACTCCCCGGCCTCCGCGCCGCTGGGATCGGCCATCTCGTAGCGGATCATCTGGGTCTCCCCGGCATCTCGTAGCGGATCATCTGGGTCTCCCCGGTCCGCAGCGCCCGGTCGAACAGCAGCTCGGCCACCACCAGGGCGGCCGGCCCGTCGCGGCGGACCCGGCCGACGCGGCGGCAGGATGAGGATCTCCTCCAGCGCGCGTACGGCACGCAGCGACTCGGGCCGCTCGGGCCGGCGCAGGCCCTGCTGCCAGTAGCTCAGGCTCGTCGTCCCGACCCGCAGGCCGCGCTCTCCCAGGCGGTGCCGGAGCCGGTTCAGGGTCAGGCCGCGCGCCTGGACCGCGACGCGCAGCGCGACGTGAAAAGGTCCGTCACGTAGCGCGGCCCGGAGTTCACGATCATCTGACATGTGTGAATGTTCACAGATTTTCACCATGCTGTCACCGCGGGGCGGCGCTCTTGTGGCGTGCTTCACGTCCACGTTCACACCACCCCTGCCGGGTGATCGGCCGTGTCTTGCCCGGCCGCTGTATCGGGCCGACCATCCCTTCAACAGCATCGGCTTCTCCCCCTCAGGAGCTCGACATGCCCTACCTCTCGCCCGGCAGGTTCCGGCGCACGGCCCTCGCGCTCGTGCTGACGACCGTGGCCTGGCTGGCGCCGCCCACCCTCGGCGCCCATGCCGCGGCCGCCTACCGCCTCAACATCACCATGCAGGCCCAGCAGTACACCAACTGGTGCTGGGCGGCCGCCGGCAACACCGTGGCCGCCTACTACGGCTACAACTACAGCCAGAACCAGTTCTGCAACCTGGCCTTCAACCGCTCGATGAACTCCAGCTGCCCCAACAACCAGGCCACCCTGGCCAACGACCAGAACGCCTTCCGCCAGATCGGCATCTCGCCCGGCAACTATGTCTACGACTACCTGACCTACAGCGCGGTGATCAGGGAGATGAACGCCAACCGGCCGGTGCTGACCCGGATCCAGTGGTCCTCCGGCGGCGGGCACATGCACACCATCTACGGCTACGACCAGAGCGGATCATGGGTCTACTGGGGTGATCCCTGGCAGTCGAGTTCCCGCTACAACTGGGCGAGCTACAACTACTACGTCGGCAACGGGTCCTTCTCCTGGACCCACTCCCTCAACTACATCGGCGCGTGAGGAGGCTCCTATGAAGCGCATCACAACGGTTCGCCCTGGCCGGATCCCTCCTGCTCGCCCCCGCCGTCGCCCACGCGGCCGCCGGCGACCCCACCCCCCAGAGCCCGGCCGAGGCCGCGGCCGTGCAGGCCGCACCACCCGGGGCCGGCGACGGGGCGGCCGCCCGCGCCGCCGCCTCGGCCCCGGACGTCCAGCGAACGCTCGGCAGGTTCTTCGCCACCAAGGGAGCCCCGCCCGGGGCCGACACCAGAGCGGTGGCGCCGATCACCGCGAAGGTGACCGAGCAGACCGTGGCCGTCAACCACCTCAATCCCGCCTTCGTCGCCGGCCAGTCGGCGGAGGTCTCCCGGTTCGCGTTCTTCGCCACCCAGGCCGACGCGGCCGACGGCCAGACCGCCTCGATCTGGACGACCCGCTCGCGGACCGGCGGCTGGCAGGTCAGCAACATCGCCAGCGGCAACGACGAGCGCGGGAGTGCTGCTCGCCGGAGGGTTCGCCGCCTGGGTCACGGGCCGGTTGGCAGGCCGGTTGGGCGGACACCCGCTCCGCCGCCGCACCTCCCGGATCTGAGCGGCACGCTCGTCACCGGACGCCCGGCCCGCGAGGCTGGGCGTTCCGTGCCGTTCCAGCGGTTGACCAGCGGGCCCGAGCCCGTGGAGCGGCGTACGACCAGCTCGGGCTGGAACATCAGCTCGATGTGCCCGCTGTGACCGTGGCCTCGCTGACCCCTGACTGCGCGGCGATGACCGCTACCTGGCGCTCATGCTCGACGGCCTGCGCGCCCACCCGGACATCCAGCAACTACCCGACAGCGACATCGGCCTGGCCGACCTCGGCGGCGATTGATGGCCGCCTTCGCCAATGGTCAGCCCTGATCCATCCGGGAGGGAAAGGGGAGTACCCACTCCTTTCCACTCTCAACGTATAGCGCACCGGGGGGCTTGCCACAAGACCCGGGTCGTGCCGCAGAATCGTCGGCCGAGGCCAGAATCTACGGAAACGGGGGACGCGAAATGCGTGTGTTGTTGTCGACGTACGGGTCGCGCGGGGACGTCGAACCGCTGGTGGGACTCGCGGTGCGGTTGCGGGAACTCGGCGCGGAGGTGCGGGTGTGCGCGCCGCCGGACGAGGACTTCGCGCAGCGGTTGGCCGGTGTCGGCGTGCCGCTGGTGCCGGTCGGCCAGTCGGCGCGCGCGCTGACGACCGGGGCGTCGCCGCCGTCATCCCTGCCCCAGCGCGCGGCCGAGTTGATCGCCGGCCAGTTCGACGCGGTCCCCGCGGCGGCCGAGGGATGCGATGCGTTGGTGGCGACCGGCGTGATGCCGGCCGCGGCCGGCGCGCGGTCGGTGGCCGAGAAACTGGGCATCCACTCCGTGTCCGTGACCTTCCAGCAGCTCACCCTGCCGTCGCCGCACCACCCGCCGCTGGCGTATCCGGGCCGGCCGTTCCCACCGGAGGTGACCGACAACCGGGTGCTGTGGGACCTGGACGCCCAGAGCATCAACGCGCTGTTCGGTGCGGCGCTCAACACGAACCGGGCGTCGATCGGCCTGCCACCGGTGGACAACGTCCGCGACTACGTCATCGGCGACCGGCCGTGGCTGGCGACGGACCCGATCCTGGACCCGTGGCAGGAGACGCCGGACCTCGACGTCGTCCAGACCGGCGCGTGGATCCTGCCCGACGTTCACCCACTCCCTGCCGAGTTGGTGGCGTTCCTGGACGCCGGCACACCACCGGTGTACGTGGGCTTCGGCAGCATGCCCATGCGCACATCGACGGATGTCGCCCGGGTGGCCATCGAGGCGATCCGAGCGCAGGGCCGCCGCACGGTCGTGGCCCGCGGCTGGGCCGACCTGGCCCTGATCGACGACCGGGACGACTGCTTCGTCGTCGGCGAGGTCAACCAGCAGGCACTGTTCGGCCGGGTGGCCGCCGTCGTGCACCACGGCGGCGCGGGCACCACGACGACGGCCACCCGGGCCGGCGCGCCTCAGGTGGTGGTACCCCAGGCGGTGGACCAGCCGTACTGGGCCGGCCGGGTGGCCGACCTGGGCATCGGCGCGGCACACGACGGTCCGACTCCGACCGCCGAGTCCCTGTCGGCCGCGCTCAGAACGGCCCTGACCCCCGAGACCCGCGCACGAGCAAGGGCAGTGGCCGGCACGATCCGCACCGACGGGGCGACGGTGGCCGCGAAGCTGCTGCTCGACGCGGTCAGCCGGGAAAGGCCGCCGGTGCCCGCGTGAACCACGCGGGATCGTCGAGCCAGGACCCAGAAGACGAGACCCTGCAAACCCTGGCGACCTGGACCGACAACGGCCACGGGGTCCACGTCAGACGGAGCGTTGCCCGTCATGGCCGCCAGGTTCGTCACGCCGGTCCAGACGCCTTGCTGCGCGCAATGTCGCAAGCGACCTCAGATCGGAGCCAATGACATGAATCCCCTGACCACCAGCGCGTTTGACCTTCCCGACCACCTCGCGCCCAAGGCCGACCCGACGCTGATCGCCGGCGATGAGCAGCACTTCGCGGCCATCGCGGAGAGCCTCGAGCAGTCGATCGCCGACCTGTCCGACCGCCTCGCTGCCGAGCGTAAGGCGCCCGGCGGCAAAGGCCGGCAGGCGATGGACCGGGACCTGGAGGTCCACCGGCTGACCGCTCGCCTGCGCGCCCTGCGTCGCTTCGGTTTGGACCTGTGCCTCGGACACATGGTCAGCGCAGACGACCCCGAGCCCGTGTACGTCGGACGACTTGGCCTTACCGACAGCGCGGGTCGTCGGCTGCTGCTCGACTGGCGCTCCCCCGCGGCTGAGCCGTTCTTCGGAGCCACCCACGCCAACCCGATGGGGCTGGCAATCCGCCGCAGGTATCGCTGGACCCGTGGCCGGATCAGCGACTACTGGGACGAGGTGTTCGCCTTGGATGGGTTTGTCGGGCACGCCGCACTCGACGACCAGTCCGCCTTCATCGCCAGCCTGGGCAGCAACCGGTCGGCCCGGATGCGAGACGTACTCGGCACCATCCAGGCCGACCAGGACGCCATCATCCGCGCGGGATCCCGCGGCGCTCTCGTCGTCGACGGCGGTCCGGGCACGGGGAAGACCGTCGTCGCTCTGCACCGCTCCGCCTACCTCCTCTACTCCGACCCTCGCCTCGGTCACCGCCGGGGTGGCGTGCTGTTCGTCGGTCCGCACCAGCCCTACCTGGCCTACGTCGCCGACGTCCTCCCCAGCCTCGGAGAGGAGGGCGTGCAGACCTGCACCCTGCGGGACCTCGTCGCCGAGGGAGCCGCAGCAGCGATCGAGGCCGACCCGGACGTGGCCCTCCTGAAGTCGTCCGCGAACCTGGTGAAGGCGATCGAGCCGGCCGTCAGGTTCTACGAGAACCCGCCCACCAAGGGGATGACGGTCACGACCCACTGGTCCGACATCTGGCTGAGCGCCGACGATTGGGCCGAGGCGTTCGAAGCACCGGAACCCGGCACTCCGCACAACGAGGCGCGCGACCAGATCTGGGAGGAACTGCTCACGATCCTGATGGACAAGCACGACGACGACGCCTCGGCTGACGACGGCGACGCCTCGGCCGGCCTGCTCCGCAAGTCGCTGCTGCAGAACAGGGAGCTGCTCACGACCTTCAACCGCGCGTGGCCGCTGCTCGAAGCGGCCGACCTCGTCGGAGACCTGTGGTCGGTACCCGCCTACCTGCGGATGTGCGCTCCCTGGCTCAGCCCCGATGACATTCGGACGCTGCAGCGCGGGGACGCCCAGGCCTGGACGGTGTCCGACCTGCCGCTCCTGGACGCGGCACGGCAGCGGCTCGGCGACCCGGAGGCGTCACGACGCAAGCGCCGGCAGGAAGCCGCTCTCGCCGCCCAACGCGAGCGTATGGCCCAGGTCGTCGACGCCCTGATCGAGGCCGATGACGACGGCGAAGGCCTCGTGACGCAACTGCGCCGAGAGGACCTCCAGCGAAATCTGGTTGACGAGTCCGAGCTGCCCACCCTCGACCCGGACCTGCTCGCCGGCCCGTTCGCGCACATCGTCGTGGACGAGGCTCAGGAACTGACCGACGCGGAGTGGCAGATGTTGCTGCTGCGGTGCCCGTCCCGGAGCTTCACCATCGTCGGCGATCGTGCCCAGGCCAGGCACGGGTTCACGGAGTCGTGGCAGGAACGGCTCGAGCGGATCGGGCTCGACCGGATCAACCTGGCCTCCCTGAGCATCAACTACCGGACGCCGGAGGAAATCATGGCGGAAGCCGAGCCGGTCATCCGGGCCGTGCTCCCGGACGCCAACGTGCCGACCTCCATCCGCAGCGGCGACGTCCCCGTCGTACACGGATCTGCTTCGGATCTGAGCTCGATCCTCGACACCTGGCTCGCCGCGCATACCGACGGGATCGCCTGCGTCATCGGTGATCCCACGTTCCGGGCGACGCCCCGCGTCCGGTCGCTGACCCCGGAGCTGTCGAAGGGGCTCGAGTTCGACCTGGTCGTCCTCGTCGACCCCGAGGCGTTCGGCAAGGGCATCGAAGGAGCGGTCGACCGCTATGTCGCGATGAGCCGAGCGACCCGGCAACTCGTCATTCTCACGAGCTCCTGACGTCGGCCGGACGAACGCCTCCTCCCGGCCGAGTCGGAGGTGTTCCTGGACGCCGGCACACCACCGGTGTACTTGGAGGCGTTCCTGGACGCCGGCACACCACCGGTGTACAAAGTTGGGCCTCCAGGTCTTCTGACCGGTGGGACGAGATGGGCGGCTAACGGCACCGCCGGCCGGACCACCCGCACCCTCCCCTGTCGGGCCGGTTTCTCCCCGGAGAGGTGACACGAACGGGGACGCGTGTTCGATACATAGAGGAAGCCCCTTCCCTTCGCGGATCAGGCCGGACAGCTGCGGGAGTGTCCCGAACTCCAACGGCTGTCCGGATGTCGCCCAGAGTTGAGCCGGCAGCGCCGATCAGGTGGACAGCGGACAGTCGCCGCGACCGCACCGGCGAAGGAGAACCAGACATACTGCTCGAAGCTGCTCAGATCGAACCAAGCCACACCGACGGAGACCGCGAAGGCGGCCCCGCCCAACAGATGGAGACACGATGAGCATGGCCACGAGGACGGACACGCAGTCGCCTGCGCCGCACGTTGCCGACAGCCACGATCTGATCCGCGTACACGGCGCGCGCGTGAACAACCTCAAGGACGTCAGCGTCGAGATCCCGAAGCGCCGGCTGACGGTGTTCACCGGCGTCTCCGGATCGGGCAAGAGCTCGCTGGTGTTCGGCACGATCGCCGCGGAGTCGCAGCGGATGATCAACGAGACCTACAGCACCTTCGTGCAGGGCTTCATGCCGACGCTGGCGCGGCCCGAGGTCGACGTACTCGACGGGCTGACGACCGCGATCATCGTCGACCAGCAGCCGATGGGCGTCGACCCCCGCTCCACCGTCGGCACCGCCACCGACGCCAACGCGATGCTGCGCATCCTCTTCAGCCGGCTCGGGCAGCCGCACATCGGCTCGCCCAACGCGTTCTCCTTCAACGTCCCCACGGTCCGGGCGAGCGGTGCGATCACGGTCGAGCGCGGCGCCAGCAAAGCCGAGAGAGTAGCCTTCACCCGCATTGGCGGCATGTGTACGCGTTGCGAAGGCCGGGGCACGGTCTCCGATCTCGACCTCACCCAGCTCTACGACGACTCCAAGTCGCTCGCCGAAGGTGCGTTCACCATCCCCGGCTGGAAGTCCGACAGCTTCTGGACGGTGCGGGTCTACGCCGAGTCGGGTTTCGTCGACCCGAACAAACCGATCCGCCGGTACACCAAGAAGGAACTCCACGACTTCCTTTACAAGGGACCGGTGAAGGTGAAGGTCGACGGCGTCAACCTCACCTACGAGGGGCTGATTCCGAAGATCCAGAAGTCCTTCCTCTCCAAGGACCGGGAGGGGATGCAACCGCACATCCGGGCGTTCGTGGACCGGGCGGTCACCTTCACCACCTGTACCGAGTGCGACGGCACCCGGCTCAGCGAGGCGGCCCGCTCCTCGCGGATCAAGGGCATCAACATCGCCGACGCCTGCGCGATGCAGATCAGCGACCTCGCCGAATGGGTCCGCGGCCTCGACGAGCCGTCGGTCGCACCGCTGCTCGTCAAGCTGCGGCACGCCCTCGACTCGTTCGTGGAGATCGGACTGGGATACCTCTCGCTCGGCCGGCCCTCGGGCACACTGTCGGGTGGTGAGGCGCAGCGCGTCAAGATGATCCGCCACCTCGGCTCCTCGCTCACCGACACCACCTACGTCTTCGACGAGCCCACCATCGGCATGCACCCCCATGACATCCAGCGGATGAACGACCTGCTGCTGCGGCTGCGGGACAAGGGCAACACGGTGCTCGTCGTCGAGCACAAGCCGGAGGCCATCGCGA
This window contains:
- a CDS encoding papain-like cysteine protease family protein, producing MPYLSPGRFRRTALALVLTTVAWLAPPTLGAHAAAAYRLNITMQAQQYTNWCWAAAGNTVAAYYGYNYSQNQFCNLAFNRSMNSSCPNNQATLANDQNAFRQIGISPGNYVYDYLTYSAVIREMNANRPVLTRIQWSSGGGHMHTIYGYDQSGSWVYWGDPWQSSSRYNWASYNYYVGNGSFSWTHSLNYIGA
- a CDS encoding glycosyltransferase, which codes for MRVLLSTYGSRGDVEPLVGLAVRLRELGAEVRVCAPPDEDFAQRLAGVGVPLVPVGQSARALTTGASPPSSLPQRAAELIAGQFDAVPAAAEGCDALVATGVMPAAAGARSVAEKLGIHSVSVTFQQLTLPSPHHPPLAYPGRPFPPEVTDNRVLWDLDAQSINALFGAALNTNRASIGLPPVDNVRDYVIGDRPWLATDPILDPWQETPDLDVVQTGAWILPDVHPLPAELVAFLDAGTPPVYVGFGSMPMRTSTDVARVAIEAIRAQGRRTVVARGWADLALIDDRDDCFVVGEVNQQALFGRVAAVVHHGGAGTTTTATRAGAPQVVVPQAVDQPYWAGRVADLGIGAAHDGPTPTAESLSAALRTALTPETRARARAVAGTIRTDGATVAAKLLLDAVSRERPPVPA
- the helR gene encoding RNA polymerase recycling motor ATPase HelR; the protein is MNPLTTSAFDLPDHLAPKADPTLIAGDEQHFAAIAESLEQSIADLSDRLAAERKAPGGKGRQAMDRDLEVHRLTARLRALRRFGLDLCLGHMVSADDPEPVYVGRLGLTDSAGRRLLLDWRSPAAEPFFGATHANPMGLAIRRRYRWTRGRISDYWDEVFALDGFVGHAALDDQSAFIASLGSNRSARMRDVLGTIQADQDAIIRAGSRGALVVDGGPGTGKTVVALHRSAYLLYSDPRLGHRRGGVLFVGPHQPYLAYVADVLPSLGEEGVQTCTLRDLVAEGAAAAIEADPDVALLKSSANLVKAIEPAVRFYENPPTKGMTVTTHWSDIWLSADDWAEAFEAPEPGTPHNEARDQIWEELLTILMDKHDDDASADDGDASAGLLRKSLLQNRELLTTFNRAWPLLEAADLVGDLWSVPAYLRMCAPWLSPDDIRTLQRGDAQAWTVSDLPLLDAARQRLGDPEASRRKRRQEAALAAQRERMAQVVDALIEADDDGEGLVTQLRREDLQRNLVDESELPTLDPDLLAGPFAHIVVDEAQELTDAEWQMLLLRCPSRSFTIVGDRAQARHGFTESWQERLERIGLDRINLASLSINYRTPEEIMAEAEPVIRAVLPDANVPTSIRSGDVPVVHGSASDLSSILDTWLAAHTDGIACVIGDPTFRATPRVRSLTPELSKGLEFDLVVLVDPEAFGKGIEGAVDRYVAMSRATRQLVILTSS
- a CDS encoding excinuclease ABC subunit UvrA, with product MSMATRTDTQSPAPHVADSHDLIRVHGARVNNLKDVSVEIPKRRLTVFTGVSGSGKSSLVFGTIAAESQRMINETYSTFVQGFMPTLARPEVDVLDGLTTAIIVDQQPMGVDPRSTVGTATDANAMLRILFSRLGQPHIGSPNAFSFNVPTVRASGAITVERGASKAERVAFTRIGGMCTRCEGRGTVSDLDLTQLYDDSKSLAEGAFTIPGWKSDSFWTVRVYAESGFVDPNKPIRRYTKKELHDFLYKGPVKVKVDGVNLTYEGLIPKIQKSFLSKDREGMQPHIRAFVDRAVTFTTCTECDGTRLSEAARSSRIKGINIADACAMQISDLAEWVRGLDEPSVAPLLVKLRHALDSFVEIGLGYLSLGRPSGTLSGGEAQRVKMIRHLGSSLTDTTYVFDEPTIGMHPHDIQRMNDLLLRLRDKGNTVLVVEHKPEAIAIADHVVDLGPGAGTAGGTICYEGTIEGLRASGTITGRHLDDRATLKETVRTLTGTLEIRGATRHNLRDVDVDIPLGVLCVVTGVAGSGKSSLIHGSIPVGAGVVSIGQGAIRGSRRSSPATYTGLLDPIRKAFAKANGVKPALFSANSEGACPNCNGAGVIYTDLAMMAGVATTCEECEGKRFQASVLEYHLGGRDISEVLAMSVTEAGEFFGAGQARTPAAHAILDRLADVGLGYLSLGQPLTTLSGGERQRLKLATHMADKGGVYVLDEPTTGLHLADVEQLLGLLDRLVDSGKSVIVIEHHQAVMAHADWIIDLGPGAGHDGGRIVFEGTPADLVAARSTLTGEHLAAYVGT